One genomic window of Geodermatophilus sp. DSM 44513 includes the following:
- the argG gene encoding argininosuccinate synthase, with protein sequence MSKVLTSLPVGERVGIAFSGGLDTSVAVAWMRDKGAVPCTYTADIGQYDEPDIDSVPGRAKAYGAEVARLVDARAALVEEGLAALTCGAFHVRSGGRSYFNTTPLGRAVTGTLLVRAMLEDDVQIWGDGSTFKGNDIERFYRYGLLANPSLRVYKPWLDADFVTELGGRREMSEWLVAHGLPYRDSTEKAYSTDANIWGATHEAKALEHLDAGIELVTPIMGVRFWDPAVEIEPEDVTVGFEQGRPVSIDGKTFDSAVDLVLAANAVGGRHGLGMSDQIENRVIEAKSRGVYEAPGMALLHVAYERLVNAIHNEDTLATYHSEGRRLGRLMYEGRWLDPQALMLREALQRWVGTAVTGEVTLRLRRGEDYSILDTSGPAFSYHPDKLSMERTEDSAFGPSDRIGQLTMRNLDIADSRAKLEQYAALGMVGSGHPRLIGAAQAASTGLIGAMDSGGAQVIASRGAVSGVEELLDRAAMESGTD encoded by the coding sequence ATGTCCAAGGTGCTCACGTCCCTGCCCGTCGGCGAGCGCGTCGGGATCGCCTTCTCCGGCGGGCTGGACACCTCGGTCGCGGTCGCCTGGATGCGGGACAAGGGCGCGGTGCCCTGCACCTACACCGCCGACATCGGCCAGTACGACGAGCCCGACATCGACTCGGTGCCCGGCCGGGCGAAGGCCTACGGGGCCGAGGTCGCCCGGTTGGTCGACGCCCGCGCGGCGCTGGTCGAGGAGGGCCTGGCCGCGCTGACCTGCGGAGCCTTCCACGTCCGCTCCGGTGGGCGCAGCTACTTCAACACCACCCCGCTGGGCCGGGCGGTCACCGGCACCCTGCTGGTGCGCGCCATGCTCGAGGACGACGTGCAGATCTGGGGCGACGGCTCCACCTTCAAGGGCAACGACATCGAGCGGTTCTACCGGTACGGGCTGCTGGCCAACCCCTCGCTGCGGGTCTACAAGCCGTGGCTGGACGCCGACTTCGTCACCGAGCTCGGCGGGCGCCGGGAGATGTCGGAGTGGCTGGTCGCCCACGGCCTGCCCTACCGGGACAGCACCGAGAAGGCCTACTCCACCGACGCCAACATCTGGGGGGCCACCCACGAGGCCAAGGCGCTGGAGCACCTGGACGCCGGCATCGAGCTGGTCACCCCGATCATGGGCGTGCGGTTCTGGGACCCGGCCGTGGAGATCGAGCCCGAAGACGTGACCGTCGGCTTCGAGCAGGGCCGGCCGGTGTCCATCGACGGGAAGACCTTCGACAGCGCCGTCGACCTGGTGCTGGCGGCCAACGCGGTCGGCGGCCGGCACGGCCTCGGGATGTCCGACCAGATCGAGAACCGGGTCATCGAGGCCAAGAGCCGGGGCGTCTACGAGGCGCCGGGCATGGCGCTGCTGCACGTCGCCTACGAGCGGCTGGTCAACGCCATCCACAACGAGGACACGCTGGCCACCTACCACAGCGAGGGCCGCCGGCTGGGCCGGCTGATGTACGAGGGCCGCTGGCTGGACCCGCAGGCGCTGATGCTGCGGGAGGCGCTGCAGCGCTGGGTCGGCACCGCGGTCACCGGCGAGGTCACCCTGCGGCTGCGGCGCGGGGAGGACTACTCGATCCTCGACACCTCCGGCCCGGCGTTCAGCTACCACCCGGACAAACTGTCGATGGAGCGCACCGAGGACTCCGCCTTCGGCCCCTCGGACCGGATCGGCCAGTTGACCATGCGCAACCTGGACATCGCCGACTCCCGCGCGAAGCTGGAGCAGTACGCGGCCCTCGGCATGGTCGGCAGCGGGCACCCGCGGCTGATCGGCGCCGCCCAGGCCGCCTCGACCGGGCTGATCGGCGCCATGGACTCCGGCGGCGCGCAGGTCATCGCCTCCCGCGGGGCGGTCTCCGGCGTCGAGGAGCTGCTCGACCGCGCCGCGATGGAGTCCGGCACGGACTGA
- a CDS encoding putative hydro-lyase: protein MTTTLTPAADPATARAHHRAGLAAPSSGWAPGYTQANLVVLPQDWAYDMLLFAQRNPQPVPLLDVTDAGSPATALAPGADLRTDLPRYRVWRDGELVDEPTDVVDLWRPDLVAFLIGCSFSFETALLDAGVPVRNIEQGRNVSMYRTDRACRPAGRLSGPLVVSMRPVPGALVPTAVQVTARMPQVHGAPVHVGAPEALGIPDLGAPDFGDPVVPADGDVPVFWACGVTPQAALMASRPPFAITHAPGHMFVTDVPDAIYRAL from the coding sequence GTGACCACCACCCTGACCCCCGCCGCCGACCCTGCGACCGCCCGCGCCCACCACCGCGCCGGGCTGGCCGCCCCGTCCTCGGGCTGGGCACCGGGCTACACCCAGGCCAACCTCGTCGTCCTGCCGCAGGACTGGGCCTACGACATGCTGCTGTTCGCCCAGCGCAACCCGCAGCCGGTGCCGCTGCTGGACGTCACCGACGCCGGGTCGCCGGCCACCGCGCTGGCGCCGGGGGCAGACCTGCGCACCGACCTGCCGCGCTACCGCGTGTGGCGGGACGGCGAGCTCGTCGACGAGCCCACCGACGTCGTCGACCTGTGGCGGCCGGACCTGGTCGCCTTCCTGATCGGCTGCAGCTTCAGCTTCGAGACCGCGCTGCTGGACGCCGGCGTGCCGGTGCGCAACATCGAGCAGGGCCGCAACGTGTCGATGTACCGCACCGACCGCGCCTGCCGCCCCGCGGGCCGGCTGTCCGGGCCGCTGGTGGTGTCGATGCGCCCGGTGCCCGGTGCGCTGGTGCCCACCGCGGTGCAGGTGACCGCCCGGATGCCGCAGGTGCACGGGGCGCCGGTGCACGTCGGCGCGCCGGAGGCCCTCGGCATCCCCGACCTGGGGGCGCCGGACTTCGGCGACCCGGTGGTGCCCGCCGACGGCGACGTCCCGGTGTTCTGGGCCTGCGGGGTCACCCCGCAGGCGGCCCTGATGGCCTCGCGCCCGCCGTTCGCGATCACCCACGCGCCGGGGCACATGTTCGTCACCGACGTCCCCGACGCCATCTACCGCGCCCTCTGA
- a CDS encoding GntR family transcriptional regulator, with amino-acid sequence MLHGDPAAPSGADGAAGADAGWLRAVADEVRAFDRSSTAERVADLLRRRVIEGDLPPGRRLSEEQLVDVLHVSRTTLREAFRLLTHEGLLVHRLHRGVFVPELDEEELVDLYRLRRTIECDVVRRLGRLDPVRLRPLHDDVAAAEDAARRGDWGAVGTANMRFHQHLVALAGSRRIDETAARLLAEVRLAFSAVGSPQRLHEPYVSRNRGILELLVDGESERAAKELEDYLQDSEAELLAALRDRPGDRPGDRPRRTP; translated from the coding sequence ATGCTCCACGGGGACCCGGCAGCTCCCTCCGGCGCGGACGGTGCCGCCGGCGCCGACGCCGGGTGGCTGCGCGCCGTGGCCGACGAGGTGCGCGCCTTCGACCGCTCCAGCACCGCCGAGCGGGTGGCCGACCTGCTGCGCCGCCGGGTCATCGAGGGCGACCTGCCCCCGGGCCGCCGGCTGTCGGAGGAGCAGCTCGTCGACGTCCTGCACGTCTCGCGCACCACGCTGCGGGAGGCCTTCCGGCTGCTCACCCACGAGGGGCTGCTGGTGCACCGGCTGCACCGCGGGGTGTTCGTGCCCGAGCTCGACGAGGAGGAGTTAGTCGACCTCTACCGGCTGCGCCGCACGATCGAGTGCGACGTCGTCCGGCGGCTCGGCCGGCTGGACCCGGTGCGGCTGCGCCCGCTGCACGACGACGTCGCCGCCGCCGAGGACGCCGCCCGGCGCGGTGACTGGGGTGCCGTCGGCACGGCCAACATGCGCTTCCACCAGCACCTGGTCGCGCTCGCCGGCAGCCGGCGCATCGACGAGACGGCGGCCCGGCTGCTCGCCGAGGTGCGGCTGGCGTTCTCGGCGGTGGGGTCCCCGCAGCGGCTGCACGAGCCCTACGTCAGCCGCAACCGGGGGATCCTGGAGCTGCTCGTCGACGGGGAGTCCGAGCGCGCGGCCAAGGAGCTCGAGGACTACCTGCAGGACTCCGAGGCCGAGCTGCTGGCGGCCCTGCGCGACCGGCCCGGCGACCGGCCCGGTGACCGACCGAGGAGGACCCCGTGA
- a CDS encoding NRAMP family divalent metal transporter, translated as MATDPSSAGTAPAAPPPGAASGRMAASTRSTLLGAMFLMATSAIGPGFITQTTTFTVQLGAAFAFAIAVSIVIDIALQLNVWRVIGVSGRRAQELGNLVAPGLGWVMAAFLLVGGLVFNIGNVAGAGLGTDAMLGLDPRIGGAVSAVVAIGIFLSRRAGVAVDRIVVVLGLLMIVLTTYIAVTSGPPVGQALRNVVLPEDVSFLAITTLVGGTIGGYIVYAGAHRLLDSGITGTEHVRDITRGSVTGIVITGVMRVVLFLAILGVVAGGADLGTENQAATAFQSAAGEVGLRVFGVVLWAAAITSVIGASYTSVSFITSRTATSDRTRTLLVVGFIAVTTLAFLLIGAAPTTLLVFAGAFNGLLLPIGIAVLLWVATRRTDLLNGYRYPRWLLAVGWAAWLLTLYLAARSVQPVIALFG; from the coding sequence ATGGCCACCGACCCCAGCAGCGCCGGCACCGCCCCCGCCGCCCCACCGCCCGGGGCGGCCTCCGGCCGGATGGCGGCGAGCACCCGCTCCACCCTGCTCGGCGCGATGTTCCTCATGGCCACCTCGGCCATCGGCCCGGGCTTCATCACCCAGACGACGACGTTCACCGTGCAGCTGGGCGCCGCCTTCGCCTTCGCCATCGCCGTCTCGATCGTCATCGACATCGCGCTGCAGCTGAACGTGTGGCGGGTGATCGGCGTGAGCGGCCGGCGCGCCCAGGAGCTGGGCAACCTGGTCGCCCCCGGCCTGGGCTGGGTGATGGCCGCGTTCCTGCTCGTCGGCGGGCTGGTGTTCAACATCGGCAACGTGGCCGGCGCGGGCCTGGGCACCGACGCGATGCTGGGGCTGGACCCGAGGATCGGCGGCGCCGTCTCCGCGGTCGTCGCCATCGGCATCTTCCTCAGCCGCAGGGCCGGGGTCGCCGTCGACCGGATCGTGGTCGTCCTCGGCCTGCTGATGATCGTCCTGACCACCTACATCGCGGTCACCTCGGGGCCGCCGGTGGGGCAGGCGCTGCGCAACGTCGTCCTCCCCGAGGACGTCTCCTTCCTGGCGATCACCACGCTGGTCGGCGGGACGATCGGCGGCTACATCGTCTACGCCGGTGCCCACCGACTGCTGGACTCCGGCATCACCGGCACCGAGCACGTCCGCGACATCACCCGGGGCTCGGTCACCGGCATCGTCATCACCGGCGTCATGCGGGTCGTGCTGTTCCTCGCCATCCTCGGCGTGGTGGCCGGCGGCGCGGACCTGGGCACGGAGAACCAGGCGGCCACCGCGTTCCAGTCCGCCGCCGGCGAGGTCGGGCTGCGGGTCTTCGGCGTGGTGCTGTGGGCCGCCGCCATCACCAGCGTCATCGGCGCCTCCTACACCTCGGTCTCCTTCATCACCTCCCGGACGGCCACCAGCGACCGCACCCGCACGCTGCTGGTCGTCGGCTTCATCGCGGTCACCACGCTGGCCTTCCTGCTCATCGGGGCCGCCCCGACCACGCTGCTGGTCTTCGCCGGGGCGTTCAACGGGCTGCTGCTGCCGATCGGCATCGCCGTCCTGCTGTGGGTGGCCACCCGGCGCACCGACCTGCTGAACGGCTACCGGTACCCCCGCTGGCTGCTCGCCGTCGGCTGGGCGGCCTGGCTGCTGACCCTCTACCTGGCCGCGCGCTCGGTGCAGCCGGTCATCGCCCTCTTCGGGTGA